A window from Enterocloster bolteae encodes these proteins:
- a CDS encoding dipeptidase, giving the protein MKVVDMHCDTIAEIYKDHKKGGRQSILENQMMLDLKKMQAGDYGLQNFALYVNLEQAKGRPFEFCMELLDTFYQEMEAHEDIIGIVRSYEDISRNWEQGRMSALLTVEEGGTCQGKTAFLRDFYRLGVRMMTLTWNFPNELAFPNARIAEEDGTFRMAPDTEHGLTDTGIAFVEEMERLGMIIDISHLNDAGIWDVFRHTRNPFVASHSNARAMASHPRNLTDDMIRALAERGGVMGINYCTAFLRDFGPGEEQLSRISDMVEHMKHIRKIGGIGCIGLGSDFDGISGNLEMGDAGKLPMLAHAMEREGFTSSEIEAVFCKNVLRVYKEVL; this is encoded by the coding sequence ATGAAGGTTGTGGATATGCACTGCGATACCATTGCGGAAATCTATAAGGACCATAAGAAGGGAGGCAGGCAGTCCATCCTGGAGAACCAGATGATGCTGGATTTGAAAAAGATGCAGGCAGGGGATTACGGGCTGCAGAATTTTGCCCTGTATGTCAATCTGGAACAGGCCAAGGGAAGGCCCTTTGAATTCTGCATGGAACTTCTCGATACCTTCTACCAGGAAATGGAAGCCCATGAGGATATCATAGGAATCGTCAGATCCTACGAGGATATCAGCAGAAACTGGGAGCAGGGCAGGATGTCGGCCCTTCTCACAGTGGAGGAAGGCGGGACCTGCCAGGGTAAAACGGCGTTTCTGCGGGATTTCTACCGGCTGGGTGTGCGCATGATGACCCTGACCTGGAATTTTCCCAATGAGCTGGCATTTCCCAATGCCCGGATTGCAGAGGAGGACGGCACCTTCAGGATGGCGCCGGATACAGAGCATGGACTTACGGATACCGGGATTGCATTTGTGGAGGAGATGGAGCGCCTGGGAATGATCATTGATATTTCCCACCTGAATGACGCAGGCATATGGGATGTGTTCCGGCATACCAGAAACCCTTTTGTGGCCAGCCATTCCAACGCAAGGGCCATGGCTTCCCATCCAAGGAACCTGACCGATGATATGATACGCGCCCTGGCGGAACGCGGCGGCGTCATGGGCATCAATTACTGCACTGCCTTTCTGCGGGACTTCGGACCGGGGGAAGAGCAGTTAAGCCGCATATCCGACATGGTGGAGCATATGAAGCATATTCGGAAAATTGGCGGCATCGGCTGTATCGGGCTGGGTTCCGACTTTGACGGAATCAGCGGGAATCTGGAGATGGGGGATGCGGGAAAGCTCCCCATGCTGGCGCATGCCATGGAAAGGGAAGGCTTTACCTCTTCGGAAATAGAAGCTGTATTCTGTAAAAATGTGCTCCGGGTGTATAAGGAGGTCCTGTAG
- a CDS encoding ABC transporter permease, whose amino-acid sequence MNFANLMQGMGPNLLDAVGQGVLWGIMVLGVYITFKLLDIADLTVDGSFALGGCVCATLIVGRGMNPVAALFIATLAGMAAGFVTGILHTVFEIPSILAGILTQISLWSINLWIMGGSSNIPLLKSKSIVTMVSSATGFNQAQASQVIGIAAAILMVVVMYWFFGTEIGSALRATGNNEDMIRALGVNTKWTKLLALMLSNGLVGMSGALVCQGQKYADIQMGTGAIVIGLAAIVIGEVLFGWFRNFALKLSAAVIGSVIYFVIRAFVIKMGMNPNYMKLLSAIVVTLALCIPVAANKWRTYKEYSEGGNV is encoded by the coding sequence ATGAATTTTGCGAATCTGATGCAGGGCATGGGCCCCAATCTGTTAGATGCAGTGGGACAGGGCGTGCTCTGGGGAATCATGGTGCTGGGGGTATACATCACCTTCAAGCTTCTGGACATTGCGGATTTGACCGTAGACGGAAGCTTTGCACTGGGAGGCTGCGTCTGTGCCACGCTGATTGTGGGCAGGGGAATGAATCCGGTTGCAGCCCTGTTTATAGCCACCCTGGCAGGAATGGCGGCGGGTTTTGTGACAGGCATCCTTCACACGGTATTTGAGATACCTTCCATACTGGCCGGAATTCTGACCCAGATATCCCTGTGGTCCATCAACCTGTGGATTATGGGAGGAAGCAGCAACATTCCCCTTCTCAAGTCCAAGTCCATTGTGACCATGGTTTCTTCCGCCACGGGCTTTAACCAGGCCCAGGCGTCCCAGGTCATCGGCATTGCGGCAGCCATACTTATGGTTGTCGTGATGTACTGGTTTTTCGGCACGGAGATAGGCAGCGCCCTGAGGGCAACAGGAAATAACGAGGACATGATCCGCGCCCTGGGAGTCAATACCAAGTGGACCAAGCTGCTGGCACTGATGCTCAGCAACGGTCTGGTGGGCATGTCCGGCGCCCTGGTGTGCCAGGGGCAGAAGTACGCGGATATCCAGATGGGTACCGGAGCCATTGTTATTGGACTGGCAGCCATTGTCATCGGGGAGGTGCTCTTTGGCTGGTTCCGTAACTTTGCCCTTAAGCTGTCAGCGGCAGTCATCGGCTCCGTGATCTATTTTGTCATCCGGGCCTTTGTCATTAAGATGGGCATGAATCCGAATTATATGAAGCTTTTATCCGCCATTGTGGTTACCCTGGCTCTCTGTATCCCGGTAGCTGCCAATAAATGGAGGACCTACAAGGAATATTCGGAAGGGGGGAATGTATAA
- a CDS encoding ABC transporter substrate-binding protein, producing the protein MKKTSKIMSLVLAGAMVLSMTACAGNTAETTSAAAKTQETAADTASKAEETTGAEASESETAAKAEGTTYKIGVLQLVQHTALDAANDGFIAALDDAGIAYEVDQQNASGDQSACQTVASKFANEKKDLILAIATPAAQAMVGAVEDTPVLITAVTDPAESGLVDTNEKPGANVTGTSDLTPVKEQIDLLKQLVPEAKTVGVLYCSAESNSKIQADMAKEAIAAAGMESKEYTVSSSNEIQTVVQSMVGAVDAVYAPTDNVIAAGMATVGMVAGDNNLPVICGEAGMVQNGGLATYGIDYYQLGYMTGQQAVKILTEGASPADMPIEYLPAEKCELTVNEETAQTLGIDVSGLK; encoded by the coding sequence ATGAAAAAGACATCAAAAATCATGTCCCTGGTTTTAGCCGGCGCCATGGTTCTGTCCATGACGGCCTGCGCAGGCAATACGGCTGAAACCACGTCAGCTGCCGCCAAGACCCAGGAGACAGCAGCTGATACGGCTTCAAAGGCGGAGGAGACAACCGGGGCAGAGGCCTCAGAGAGTGAGACTGCTGCAAAGGCAGAGGGAACCACCTATAAGATTGGCGTACTCCAGCTGGTGCAGCACACCGCCCTGGACGCTGCCAATGACGGTTTCATCGCTGCTTTAGACGACGCTGGAATCGCTTACGAGGTTGACCAGCAGAATGCTTCCGGCGACCAGTCAGCCTGCCAGACAGTGGCGTCCAAGTTCGCCAATGAGAAGAAGGATTTGATTCTGGCCATCGCCACACCGGCTGCCCAGGCCATGGTGGGCGCAGTGGAAGATACCCCTGTCCTGATTACCGCAGTGACAGACCCGGCTGAATCTGGTCTGGTTGACACCAATGAAAAGCCGGGAGCAAATGTTACAGGAACCTCTGACCTGACTCCTGTGAAGGAGCAGATTGACCTGCTTAAGCAGCTGGTTCCGGAAGCCAAGACCGTGGGCGTGCTGTACTGCTCCGCAGAGTCCAACTCCAAGATCCAGGCTGACATGGCAAAGGAAGCCATTGCGGCGGCAGGCATGGAGAGCAAGGAATACACGGTATCCAGTTCCAATGAGATTCAGACCGTGGTACAGTCCATGGTAGGTGCCGTGGATGCGGTTTACGCCCCAACGGACAACGTAATCGCAGCAGGTATGGCCACAGTTGGAATGGTGGCAGGAGACAACAATCTGCCGGTTATCTGCGGCGAGGCAGGCATGGTGCAGAACGGCGGACTGGCTACATACGGCATTGATTATTACCAGCTGGGATACATGACCGGCCAGCAGGCTGTGAAAATCCTCACCGAGGGAGCGTCACCGGCTGATATGCCGATTGAGTACCTGCCGGCTGAGAAGTGCGAGCTGACAGTGAACGAGGAAACAGCCCAGACACTTGGGATTGATGTATCCGGATTAAAATAG
- a CDS encoding ABC transporter ATP-binding protein has translation MLIMTNVRKTFNKGTINEKKALNGIDLTLNDGDFVTVIGGNGAGKSTMLNMIAGVYPIDSGKIEIDGVNISRQPEYKRAKYIGRVFQDPMKGTAAGMEIQENMALAFRRGQKRGLGWGIRANEKDYYHDLLTRLGLGLQNRMSSKVGLLSGGQRQALTLLMATLQKPKLLLLDEHTAALDPQTARKVLDLTNEMVTEQNLTALMVTHNMKDAIQIGNRLIMMNDGRIIYDVSGREKQNLTVEDLLAKFAEASGGQFANDRMLLSK, from the coding sequence ATGCTGATCATGACCAATGTGCGCAAAACATTCAACAAAGGCACCATCAATGAGAAGAAGGCATTAAACGGCATTGACCTGACCCTGAACGACGGGGATTTTGTGACAGTCATCGGGGGAAACGGAGCGGGCAAGTCCACCATGCTCAACATGATAGCCGGCGTGTACCCCATTGATTCCGGAAAGATCGAGATTGACGGTGTGAATATATCCAGGCAGCCCGAATACAAGCGGGCCAAATACATTGGCCGGGTGTTCCAGGACCCTATGAAGGGTACGGCGGCCGGCATGGAAATACAGGAAAATATGGCCCTGGCTTTCAGAAGGGGCCAGAAAAGAGGGCTGGGATGGGGAATCAGGGCCAATGAGAAAGACTATTACCACGACCTGCTGACCAGGCTGGGACTTGGCCTTCAGAACCGCATGAGCAGTAAGGTGGGACTGCTCTCAGGCGGCCAGAGACAGGCCCTTACCCTTCTCATGGCAACACTGCAAAAGCCCAAGCTTCTCCTGCTGGATGAGCATACGGCAGCCCTGGACCCGCAGACGGCCAGGAAGGTGCTGGACCTGACTAATGAGATGGTGACGGAGCAGAACCTGACAGCTCTTATGGTGACCCATAATATGAAGGACGCTATCCAGATAGGAAACCGGCTTATCATGATGAATGACGGGCGGATTATCTATGACGTATCCGGCAGGGAAAAGCAGAACCTGACCGTAGAGGACCTTCTTGCCAAGTTTGCAGAGGCCAGCGGAGGACAGTTTGCCAATGACCGCATGCTGCTCTCAAAGTAA
- a CDS encoding sensor histidine kinase: MRKALLERFILVLLAALCINSVIFYIASSKMMLKNSKNDMTYTIKAVDSILDYDRDLMEQMERLEAFTDQDSSRVTLIKSDGTVVTDSDADAEYLDNHQGREEIQAAMEHGEGYARRYSKTLGKTMLYVACRSEYSDMVLRLAVPYSGIQEYLPMLFPAAILSFLMAMVCSVVTTRRFVSSVTRPLRDISKAVMKVKGDYTELQFESCQYPEINVIAGTIMNMSKDVKEYLSQIEKEKQIRQEFFSNASHELKTPITSIQGYAELLESGMIQDDGLKLDFAKRIKKEAAGMTGLINDILMISRLESMDAEVMFSDVRISVLLQEIMDSLKPLAASCQVFLHVDCKPLCIRANLQQMKELFTNLATNAIKYNRPGGQVWITVGEQGDDMLVRVKDNGVGIPKESLDRIFERFYRVDKGRSRKQGGTGLGLSIVKHIVNFYHGTIHVTSELDKGTEFTVTIPLDMHK; the protein is encoded by the coding sequence ATGCGTAAAGCATTATTGGAACGTTTTATCCTGGTACTTTTGGCGGCGCTGTGTATTAACAGCGTCATCTTTTATATTGCCAGCAGCAAAATGATGTTAAAAAACTCCAAAAATGATATGACCTACACCATCAAGGCCGTGGACAGCATCCTGGATTATGACAGGGACTTAATGGAGCAGATGGAGCGCCTGGAGGCGTTTACGGACCAGGATTCCAGCAGGGTGACCCTTATAAAGTCGGATGGAACCGTTGTAACAGATTCTGACGCGGATGCCGAGTACCTGGACAACCACCAGGGACGTGAGGAGATACAGGCAGCCATGGAGCACGGGGAGGGGTATGCCAGACGCTATTCCAAAACACTGGGAAAAACCATGCTCTATGTGGCCTGCCGCTCTGAGTATTCAGACATGGTGCTCCGCCTGGCCGTGCCCTATTCCGGCATACAGGAATACCTTCCCATGCTGTTTCCGGCAGCCATTTTAAGCTTCCTTATGGCCATGGTCTGCTCCGTGGTGACCACCAGGCGCTTTGTGTCATCGGTCACCAGACCCCTGCGCGATATCTCGAAAGCCGTGATGAAGGTAAAGGGGGATTACACGGAGCTGCAGTTTGAAAGCTGCCAATACCCTGAAATCAACGTCATAGCCGGGACCATCATGAATATGTCAAAGGACGTAAAGGAATATTTAAGCCAGATTGAAAAGGAAAAACAGATTCGCCAGGAATTTTTCAGCAACGCGTCCCATGAGCTTAAGACTCCTATCACCTCCATCCAGGGCTACGCGGAGTTACTGGAGAGCGGCATGATTCAGGATGACGGCCTGAAGCTGGATTTCGCAAAGAGAATCAAGAAGGAGGCCGCTGGAATGACAGGGCTTATCAACGACATTCTGATGATATCCCGCCTGGAATCCATGGATGCCGAGGTAATGTTTTCCGATGTGAGAATCAGCGTGCTTCTCCAGGAGATCATGGACAGCCTAAAGCCGCTGGCCGCCTCCTGCCAGGTGTTTCTCCATGTGGACTGCAAGCCCCTGTGTATCCGTGCTAACCTGCAGCAGATGAAGGAGCTGTTTACCAACCTGGCCACCAATGCCATCAAGTACAACCGGCCCGGAGGCCAGGTGTGGATTACGGTGGGGGAACAGGGAGATGACATGCTGGTAAGGGTAAAGGATAACGGCGTGGGAATTCCAAAGGAAAGCCTGGACCGCATATTCGAGCGGTTCTACAGGGTGGATAAGGGCCGCAGCCGCAAACAGGGCGGTACGGGGCTGGGGCTGTCCATTGTGAAACACATCGTGAATTTTTACCATGGAACCATCCATGTGACCTCTGAGTTAGACAAGGGCACAGAGTTTACTGTCACCATTCCTCTCGATATGCATAAATAA
- a CDS encoding SulP family inorganic anion transporter, whose amino-acid sequence MKTLTPQLFLSMKQYTKEQFTKDVISGIIVAIIALPLSIALALASGVTPEQGLYTAIIAGFVISFLGGSKVQIAGPTAAFATIVAGIVMKNGMEGLATATILAGLILVIMGFLRLGSLIRFIPYTITTGFTTGIAVTIFIGQIKDFLGLTFRESPVETMEKLGQVISCMDTLNLQALAVGAVSLAILILWPRFFKKVPPSLIAVAAAAVLVKGMGLRVNTIGDLYTISSGLPAFHLPNISFSLVQKVMPDAITIAVLAAIESLLSCVVADGMIGGKHNSNAELVAQGVGNAASALFGGIPATGAIARTAANIKNGGRSPVAGMVHAAVLLLILVFLMPYAALIPMPAIAAILFMVAYNMSEWRSFADVVKTAPKSDTAVLVLTFFLTVVFDLVMAIGVGLALACLLFMKRMADVSDIYGWKYAEDYEESTDRERIDLKPVPRQVMVFEVNGPMFFGAADKIGQIPLDSDKKVLILRMRSVPAMDATALNSLKKLNARCRKARITMILSHVNEQPLSVMEKAGFDKEIGRENIAPRIDDAICRAGEILSEANAAD is encoded by the coding sequence ATGAAAACGCTTACACCCCAGCTGTTTCTGTCCATGAAACAGTACACAAAGGAACAATTCACAAAGGACGTGATATCGGGAATCATTGTGGCTATCATAGCCCTGCCCCTGTCCATAGCCCTGGCGCTGGCCTCCGGTGTGACACCGGAACAGGGACTTTACACGGCCATCATAGCCGGGTTTGTTATTTCCTTCTTAGGCGGCAGCAAGGTGCAGATAGCAGGCCCTACGGCAGCCTTTGCCACCATTGTGGCAGGAATCGTCATGAAAAACGGAATGGAGGGACTGGCCACAGCTACGATACTGGCCGGTCTTATTCTCGTTATTATGGGCTTTCTGCGCCTGGGCAGCCTCATCCGGTTTATTCCATATACCATTACAACCGGCTTTACAACCGGTATCGCAGTGACCATTTTTATCGGCCAGATCAAGGATTTCCTGGGACTTACCTTCAGGGAATCACCGGTGGAGACCATGGAGAAGCTGGGCCAGGTTATCTCCTGCATGGATACCCTGAACCTTCAGGCCCTGGCAGTGGGAGCTGTGTCACTGGCCATTCTCATTCTGTGGCCCAGGTTCTTTAAGAAGGTGCCGCCTTCATTGATTGCCGTTGCGGCTGCCGCGGTGCTGGTTAAGGGAATGGGCCTGAGGGTCAATACTATAGGGGATTTGTATACCATTTCCTCCGGCCTTCCCGCGTTCCATCTGCCGAATATCAGCTTCAGCCTGGTACAGAAGGTGATGCCGGACGCCATTACCATAGCCGTGCTGGCTGCCATTGAATCCCTGCTTTCCTGTGTGGTGGCAGACGGAATGATAGGCGGAAAGCACAACTCCAACGCAGAGCTGGTGGCCCAGGGAGTGGGCAACGCGGCCTCAGCGCTTTTCGGAGGCATTCCGGCCACAGGCGCCATCGCAAGGACAGCTGCCAACATAAAGAACGGAGGGCGCAGCCCGGTGGCCGGCATGGTCCACGCGGCGGTGCTTCTGCTGATTCTGGTATTCCTTATGCCCTATGCGGCTCTGATTCCCATGCCTGCCATAGCGGCCATCCTGTTTATGGTGGCTTACAATATGAGTGAGTGGCGGTCCTTTGCAGATGTGGTGAAGACAGCGCCCAAAAGTGACACGGCCGTGCTGGTGCTGACCTTTTTTCTCACAGTGGTGTTCGATCTGGTTATGGCCATCGGTGTGGGACTGGCCCTGGCCTGTCTGCTGTTCATGAAGCGCATGGCGGATGTGTCTGATATTTACGGATGGAAGTACGCAGAGGATTACGAGGAGAGCACGGACAGGGAGCGCATTGACTTAAAACCAGTGCCCAGGCAGGTTATGGTGTTTGAGGTGAACGGTCCCATGTTCTTTGGCGCGGCGGACAAGATTGGACAGATTCCCCTGGATTCAGACAAGAAGGTGCTGATTCTGCGGATGAGAAGCGTTCCCGCCATGGATGCAACCGCCCTGAACAGTCTTAAGAAGCTGAACGCCAGGTGCCGCAAGGCCCGTATCACCATGATTCTTTCCCATGTAAACGAACAGCCCCTGTCTGTGATGGAGAAGGCAGGATTTGATAAGGAGATAGGAAGGGAAAACATAGCGCCCCGCATCGACGATGCAATCTGCCGGGCAGGGGAAATCCTCTCAGAGGCCAATGCAGCCGATTGA
- a CDS encoding ABC transporter permease, whose product MLQSFKLALKSIWGNKMRSFLTMLGIIIGVAAVIILVSLVNGYMGSVVESFASMGVNQINVNVTNLASRSLDVDQMYAFYEEHTDLFGELSPNVTLSSTIKYGDDSMTSTSVAGRSEQYLEIKSYELETGRNIAYSDIVSRQKVCVIGAYVANELYGSSQNAVGRTLKIDGYAFKIIGVAEAQDADNMEDGGTDDFVWIPYSVAVKMSRNANITNYTFTALDTSKADECTAVIKNFLYETFKDEDLYRVTAMSEMLDSLNEQIAMMSGMLGGIAGISLLVAGVGVMNIMLVSVTERTREIGIRKSLGADKGTIMRQFVIEAAVTSSLGGIIGILVGCVATTVVGAAVGVSATPTLSAVVISFSVSVGIGLLFGYMPASRAANLNPIDALRSE is encoded by the coding sequence ATGCTGCAATCATTTAAGCTGGCCCTTAAAAGCATTTGGGGCAACAAGATGCGTTCATTCCTGACCATGCTGGGAATTATTATCGGAGTGGCCGCGGTCATCATACTGGTAAGTCTGGTCAACGGTTACATGGGCAGCGTGGTGGAGAGCTTCGCCAGCATGGGTGTGAACCAGATCAATGTAAATGTGACCAATCTGGCTTCCCGTTCCCTGGATGTGGACCAGATGTATGCATTTTATGAGGAACATACAGACCTGTTCGGGGAACTGAGCCCCAATGTGACATTGTCCTCCACCATCAAATATGGGGATGACTCCATGACATCCACGTCAGTGGCAGGGCGCAGTGAACAATATCTGGAAATCAAGTCCTATGAACTGGAAACAGGCAGGAACATAGCGTATTCGGATATTGTCTCACGCCAGAAGGTGTGCGTGATAGGCGCTTACGTGGCCAATGAGCTTTACGGAAGCTCCCAGAACGCCGTAGGGCGGACCCTTAAGATAGACGGCTACGCTTTTAAAATTATAGGTGTAGCGGAGGCCCAGGACGCGGATAACATGGAGGACGGGGGAACCGATGACTTTGTATGGATTCCATACAGCGTAGCCGTGAAGATGTCCAGAAACGCCAATATCACCAACTATACCTTTACGGCACTGGATACCAGCAAGGCGGACGAGTGCACCGCAGTCATCAAGAATTTCCTGTACGAAACCTTTAAGGATGAGGATTTATACCGCGTGACGGCCATGAGCGAGATGCTGGATTCCCTGAACGAGCAGATTGCCATGATGAGCGGTATGCTGGGAGGAATAGCGGGAATCTCCCTGCTGGTGGCCGGTGTGGGCGTTATGAACATCATGCTGGTATCCGTTACAGAGAGAACAAGGGAAATCGGAATCCGCAAATCCCTGGGAGCGGATAAGGGAACCATCATGCGGCAGTTTGTCATTGAGGCCGCTGTGACCAGCTCCCTGGGCGGCATCATCGGAATCCTGGTGGGCTGCGTCGCCACCACTGTGGTGGGAGCAGCGGTGGGCGTGTCCGCCACCCCCACCCTGTCGGCTGTTGTCATATCCTTCAGCGTATCCGTTGGAATCGGACTGCTGTTCGGATACATGCCTGCCAGCCGGGCGGCTAACCTAAATCCCATAGACGCCCTGAGAAGTGAGTAA
- a CDS encoding C40 family peptidase, translated as MLEHKDYLSSLNKARKKRNQRLDPRYLVLLLAAIAAVGIIVLGVKSVKKPVSGKAAGPAPTGQVGNATPAQADPAGVSPEEEAAQKEAQEIDNVISSYSNLGIVQVSGYLNIRETPSTDGKIIGKLSGDGACEILATEGDWSHITSGGVEGYISNQYLLTGDEAREKAKELVKLRATVTADNLNIRQAPALDPGNVIGQALKGERYVVKGLEDGWIQIEEGYISSEYAEVAYSLNEGRKMDMKAMAINQYDNLVISKVNNYLNVRQEPKSDGKIIGKMTSKAAGEILETLDGWYKIKSGPIIGYISADPQYTATGQEAKDIAMQNATLKAVINTDVLNVRTEPNTEAKIWTQIVKDERYPVVAQLDGWVEIDLDSVDEEDGSKVDKAFISTRDNNVEVRYALNEAIKFSPAEVAANNAASRRSKVVNYALQFVGNPYVWGGTSLTKGVDCSGFTMQVMKQFGVSLPHYSGSQAKMGKAVTSGNMRPGDLIFYAGSGGQVNHVAIYIGNGQVVHAASRKSGIKISTWNYRSPVAIRNVLGD; from the coding sequence ATGCTTGAACATAAGGATTATCTATCGAGCCTGAACAAGGCCAGAAAAAAACGGAATCAACGTCTGGACCCCAGATACCTGGTGCTTCTGCTGGCTGCCATCGCAGCAGTGGGAATCATTGTGCTGGGAGTAAAGTCAGTCAAGAAGCCGGTATCCGGCAAAGCAGCGGGACCGGCCCCCACGGGACAGGTGGGAAACGCCACCCCGGCCCAGGCGGATCCGGCCGGTGTTTCCCCTGAGGAGGAAGCAGCTCAGAAGGAAGCCCAGGAGATTGACAATGTAATCAGCTCCTACAGCAATCTGGGTATCGTGCAGGTGTCCGGCTACCTCAACATAAGGGAGACTCCAAGCACTGACGGCAAGATCATAGGTAAGCTGTCAGGAGACGGAGCCTGCGAGATTCTGGCGACGGAAGGGGACTGGTCCCACATCACCTCCGGCGGGGTGGAGGGCTACATCAGCAACCAGTACCTTCTGACCGGAGACGAAGCCAGGGAAAAGGCAAAGGAGCTTGTCAAGCTGCGTGCCACGGTGACGGCGGACAACCTGAACATCCGTCAGGCCCCTGCCCTGGATCCGGGAAATGTTATCGGACAGGCATTAAAGGGAGAGCGCTACGTGGTCAAGGGGCTGGAGGACGGCTGGATTCAGATAGAGGAGGGATATATTTCCTCTGAATATGCTGAGGTGGCCTATTCCCTGAACGAAGGACGTAAAATGGATATGAAGGCCATGGCCATCAACCAGTATGACAATCTGGTGATTTCCAAGGTGAACAACTACCTGAACGTGCGCCAGGAGCCAAAGTCAGACGGCAAGATTATAGGTAAGATGACCAGCAAGGCGGCAGGCGAGATCCTGGAGACCCTGGACGGCTGGTATAAGATTAAGTCAGGCCCCATCATCGGTTATATCTCGGCAGACCCCCAGTACACGGCCACAGGCCAGGAGGCAAAGGATATAGCCATGCAGAACGCCACCCTTAAGGCGGTTATCAACACAGACGTGCTGAATGTGCGCACGGAGCCCAATACGGAGGCCAAAATCTGGACCCAGATTGTAAAGGACGAGCGTTATCCGGTTGTGGCCCAGTTAGACGGCTGGGTGGAGATTGATCTGGATTCCGTGGATGAAGAGGACGGAAGCAAGGTGGATAAGGCGTTTATTTCCACCAGGGACAACAACGTGGAGGTGCGCTACGCGCTGAACGAGGCCATCAAGTTCTCACCTGCTGAGGTGGCGGCCAACAACGCGGCGTCCAGGCGTTCCAAAGTGGTGAATTACGCCCTTCAGTTTGTGGGCAACCCCTATGTATGGGGCGGAACCAGCCTGACTAAGGGTGTGGACTGTTCCGGATTCACCATGCAGGTCATGAAACAGTTCGGTGTGTCCCTTCCACATTATTCCGGCTCCCAGGCCAAGATGGGCAAGGCGGTTACCTCCGGCAACATGCGTCCCGGCGATTTGATATTCTACGCGGGCAGCGGCGGACAGGTAAACCATGTAGCCATCTACATCGGCAACGGCCAGGTAGTCCATGCGGCCAGCCGTAAGAGCGGTATCAAGATTTCCACCTGGAATTACAGGTCGCCGGTTGCTATCAGGAATGTGTTGGGCGACTAG
- a CDS encoding response regulator transcription factor: MERIYIIEDDENIMNLLKIALEGFGYAAEGFETAEEGLARMREEKPDLVIFDWMLPGMDGTEAIKEVRNTEQLKYVPIMLLTAKEKELDKVVGLDCGADDYMVKPFGVLELSARIRSLLRRTKREEDRDVLFYQDIQVNRKTREVSSGGRLVELTLKEFELLVYLLENQSRVVTRDELLNRIWGYEYDGETRTLDMHIRTLRQKLGEEGGACIKTVRGVGYRMVR, from the coding sequence ATGGAACGGATTTATATTATTGAGGATGATGAAAACATCATGAATCTGTTGAAAATTGCCCTGGAGGGCTTTGGATATGCGGCTGAAGGGTTTGAAACCGCGGAGGAAGGCCTGGCCAGGATGAGGGAGGAAAAGCCGGACCTGGTAATCTTTGACTGGATGCTTCCGGGGATGGACGGCACAGAGGCCATCAAGGAGGTAAGAAATACGGAGCAGTTAAAATATGTGCCCATCATGCTCCTGACGGCCAAGGAAAAGGAGCTTGACAAGGTGGTTGGGCTGGACTGCGGGGCAGACGATTACATGGTAAAACCCTTTGGGGTTCTGGAGCTGTCGGCCCGCATCCGCAGCCTGCTGCGCAGGACCAAACGGGAGGAGGACAGGGATGTGCTGTTCTACCAGGACATCCAGGTCAACCGCAAGACCAGGGAGGTGTCAAGCGGCGGCCGGCTGGTAGAGCTTACACTGAAGGAATTTGAGCTGTTGGTTTATCTGCTGGAGAACCAGTCCAGGGTGGTGACCAGGGATGAACTGCTCAACCGCATCTGGGGTTATGAGTACGATGGAGAGACCAGAACCCTTGACATGCACATCCGCACCCTTCGCCAGAAGCTGGGAGAAGAGGGCGGTGCCTGCATTAAGACGGTCCGGGGCGTGGGCTACCGTATGGTGAGATAA